Proteins found in one Salmo salar chromosome ssa26, Ssal_v3.1, whole genome shotgun sequence genomic segment:
- the LOC106587140 gene encoding matrix metalloproteinase-15 isoform X2 codes for MYGYLPQASRQMSTMRSAHILSNAVSDMQRFYGLAVTGAMDHGTVTAMRRPRCGVPDKFGGQIKTNVRRKRYALTGHKWNKSHLTYSIQNYTPKIGEYNSYEAIRRAFKVWQKVTPLTFDEIPYQEIKYGRRKEPDIMIFFASGFHGDSSPFDGEGGFLAHAYFPGPGMGGDTHFDSDEPWTIGNGNLQGNDLFLVAVHELGHALGLEHSNNPMAIMAPFYQWMETDDFQLPEDDLRGIQQIYGQPDGTPTQALPTVTPRRPAQPDPKPPNSPPNSPPNSPPKSPPNSPPNTPPRSPPNSPPNAPPRRPDKPRTTDRPDHYGPNICEGNFDTVTMLRGEMFVFKGRWFWRVRRNRVLDNYPMPIGHFWRGLPGDIDAAYERHDGKFVFFKGNKYWLFREANLEPGYPQELTDYGRDIPYDKIETAIWWEPSGFTYFFKGDWYWRFNEQSRAVDKDYPKPISVWGSAVPSSPKGAFLSDDGAYTYFYKGSKYWKFDNHRMKSEPGYPKSILRDFMGCSVDLDPDRDRDTDAGRKVPDVDRPPFNPDAGRDKEKDKERDKDQGRTNDVDYKDEREEETNEVDVVLKIDESETRTMNIIMVTVPLVLVLCILGLIYAIINTLKRKGTPKLLVHCKRSMQDWV; via the exons ATGTATGGCTACCTACCTCAGGCCAGCAGGCAGATGTCCACCATGCGGTCAGCTCACATCCTTTCCAATGCCGTCAGCGACATGCAGCGTTTCTACGGCTTGGCGGTCACCGGCGCCATGGACCACGGCACGGTGAC AGCCATGCGGAGGCCGCGCTGTGGAGTCCCAGACAAGTTTGGGGGTCAGATCAAGACCAACGTTCGGCGCAAACGTTATGCACTCACTGGCCACAAATGGAACAAGAGCCACCTCACctacag TATACAGAACTACACACCAAAGATCGGGGAGTACAACTCGTATGAGGCCATCCGTAGGGCCTTCAAGGTGTGGCAGAAGGTGACCCCGCTGACCTTCGATGAGATCCCCTACCAGGAGATCAAATACGGCCGCAGGAAGGAGCCTGACATCATGATCTTCTTTGCCTCGGGTTTCCATGGAGACAGCTCACCCTTCGATGGCGAGGGCGGGTTCCTGGCCCACGCCTACTTCCCTGGCCCTGGTATGGGCGGTGACACTCACTTTGACTCTGATGAGCCGTGGACAATCGGCAATGGGAACTTGCAAG gtaatGATTTGTTCCTCGTTGCGGTACATGAGCTGGGCCATGCCCTGGGCCTGGAACACTCCAACAACCCAATGGCCATCATGGCTCCTTTCTACCAGTGGATGGAAACGGACGACTTTCAACTGCCTGAGGATGACCTCAGAGGAATACAACAGATCTATG GTCAGCCAGACGGTACACCCACCCAGGCTCTTCCCACTGTCACTCCTCGCCGGCCAGCCCAGCCAGACCCCAAACCCCCCAACTCTCCTCCCAACTCTCCCCCTAACTCCCCCCCCAAGTCACCCCCCAACTCTCCTCCCAACACTCCCCCCAGATCTCCCCCTAACTCTCCCCCCAACGCCCCACCCCGGAGGCCAGACAAGCCCCGCACGACTGACCGCCCGGACCACTACGGCCCAAACATCTGTGAAGGAAACTTCGACACGGTCACCATGCTCAGGGGAGAGATGTTTGTGTTCAAG GGTCGCTGGTTCTGGAGGGTGCGGAGGAACAGGGTCCTGGACAACTACCCAATGCCCATTGGTCACTTCTGGAGGGGACTGCCTGGGGACATCGATGCAGCCTACGAGAGACACGATGGGAAATTTGTCTTCTTTAAAG GGAATAAGTACTGGTTGTTCAGGGAGGCAAACCTGGAGCCTGGTTACCCCCAGGAGCTGACAGACTACGGCAGGGACATCCCCTATGACAAGATAGAGACAGCCATCTGGTGGGAACCGTCAGGTTTCACATACTTCTTCAAAGGAGACTG GTACTGGCGCTTTAACGAACAGTCCCGTGCGGTAGACAAGGACTACCCCAAGCCAATCAGTGTGTGGGGCTCTGCAGTCCCGTCCTCTCCCAAGGGGGCTTTCCTCAGCGATGATGGAG CTTATACATATTTCTACAAGGGATCCAAATACTGGAAGTTTGACAACCACCGGATGAAGAGTGAGCCGGGCTACCCTAAATCCATCCTGAGGGACTTCATGGGCTGCAGCGTGGACCTGgacccagacagagacagggacaccgACGCAGGCCGCAAGGTCCCCGACGTGGATCGCCCGCCCTTCAACCCTGACGCAGGCCGGGACAAGGAGAAGGACAAGGAGCGGGACAAGGATCAGGGCCGTACCAACGATGTAGACTATAAGgacgagagagaagaggagaccaACGAGGTGGACGTGGTGCTGAAGATCGACGAGAGCGAGACGCGCACTATGAACATCATCATGGTGACAGTACCCCTGGTCCTGGTGCTGTGCATCCTGGGACTGATCTACGCCATCATCAACACACTGAAGAGGAAAGGAACTCCCAAACTTCTGGTCCACTGCAAACGCTCCATGCAGGACTGGGTGTGA
- the LOC106587140 gene encoding matrix metalloproteinase-15 isoform X1 has protein sequence MASSWEKWICLLWRRTLVPSLLVLWVTCLGTHGGEDDAFNAESWLRMYGYLPQASRQMSTMRSAHILSNAVSDMQRFYGLAVTGAMDHGTVTAMRRPRCGVPDKFGGQIKTNVRRKRYALTGHKWNKSHLTYSIQNYTPKIGEYNSYEAIRRAFKVWQKVTPLTFDEIPYQEIKYGRRKEPDIMIFFASGFHGDSSPFDGEGGFLAHAYFPGPGMGGDTHFDSDEPWTIGNGNLQGNDLFLVAVHELGHALGLEHSNNPMAIMAPFYQWMETDDFQLPEDDLRGIQQIYGQPDGTPTQALPTVTPRRPAQPDPKPPNSPPNSPPNSPPKSPPNSPPNTPPRSPPNSPPNAPPRRPDKPRTTDRPDHYGPNICEGNFDTVTMLRGEMFVFKGRWFWRVRRNRVLDNYPMPIGHFWRGLPGDIDAAYERHDGKFVFFKGNKYWLFREANLEPGYPQELTDYGRDIPYDKIETAIWWEPSGFTYFFKGDWYWRFNEQSRAVDKDYPKPISVWGSAVPSSPKGAFLSDDGAYTYFYKGSKYWKFDNHRMKSEPGYPKSILRDFMGCSVDLDPDRDRDTDAGRKVPDVDRPPFNPDAGRDKEKDKERDKDQGRTNDVDYKDEREEETNEVDVVLKIDESETRTMNIIMVTVPLVLVLCILGLIYAIINTLKRKGTPKLLVHCKRSMQDWV, from the exons tCATGGCTGCGGATGTATGGCTACCTACCTCAGGCCAGCAGGCAGATGTCCACCATGCGGTCAGCTCACATCCTTTCCAATGCCGTCAGCGACATGCAGCGTTTCTACGGCTTGGCGGTCACCGGCGCCATGGACCACGGCACGGTGAC AGCCATGCGGAGGCCGCGCTGTGGAGTCCCAGACAAGTTTGGGGGTCAGATCAAGACCAACGTTCGGCGCAAACGTTATGCACTCACTGGCCACAAATGGAACAAGAGCCACCTCACctacag TATACAGAACTACACACCAAAGATCGGGGAGTACAACTCGTATGAGGCCATCCGTAGGGCCTTCAAGGTGTGGCAGAAGGTGACCCCGCTGACCTTCGATGAGATCCCCTACCAGGAGATCAAATACGGCCGCAGGAAGGAGCCTGACATCATGATCTTCTTTGCCTCGGGTTTCCATGGAGACAGCTCACCCTTCGATGGCGAGGGCGGGTTCCTGGCCCACGCCTACTTCCCTGGCCCTGGTATGGGCGGTGACACTCACTTTGACTCTGATGAGCCGTGGACAATCGGCAATGGGAACTTGCAAG gtaatGATTTGTTCCTCGTTGCGGTACATGAGCTGGGCCATGCCCTGGGCCTGGAACACTCCAACAACCCAATGGCCATCATGGCTCCTTTCTACCAGTGGATGGAAACGGACGACTTTCAACTGCCTGAGGATGACCTCAGAGGAATACAACAGATCTATG GTCAGCCAGACGGTACACCCACCCAGGCTCTTCCCACTGTCACTCCTCGCCGGCCAGCCCAGCCAGACCCCAAACCCCCCAACTCTCCTCCCAACTCTCCCCCTAACTCCCCCCCCAAGTCACCCCCCAACTCTCCTCCCAACACTCCCCCCAGATCTCCCCCTAACTCTCCCCCCAACGCCCCACCCCGGAGGCCAGACAAGCCCCGCACGACTGACCGCCCGGACCACTACGGCCCAAACATCTGTGAAGGAAACTTCGACACGGTCACCATGCTCAGGGGAGAGATGTTTGTGTTCAAG GGTCGCTGGTTCTGGAGGGTGCGGAGGAACAGGGTCCTGGACAACTACCCAATGCCCATTGGTCACTTCTGGAGGGGACTGCCTGGGGACATCGATGCAGCCTACGAGAGACACGATGGGAAATTTGTCTTCTTTAAAG GGAATAAGTACTGGTTGTTCAGGGAGGCAAACCTGGAGCCTGGTTACCCCCAGGAGCTGACAGACTACGGCAGGGACATCCCCTATGACAAGATAGAGACAGCCATCTGGTGGGAACCGTCAGGTTTCACATACTTCTTCAAAGGAGACTG GTACTGGCGCTTTAACGAACAGTCCCGTGCGGTAGACAAGGACTACCCCAAGCCAATCAGTGTGTGGGGCTCTGCAGTCCCGTCCTCTCCCAAGGGGGCTTTCCTCAGCGATGATGGAG CTTATACATATTTCTACAAGGGATCCAAATACTGGAAGTTTGACAACCACCGGATGAAGAGTGAGCCGGGCTACCCTAAATCCATCCTGAGGGACTTCATGGGCTGCAGCGTGGACCTGgacccagacagagacagggacaccgACGCAGGCCGCAAGGTCCCCGACGTGGATCGCCCGCCCTTCAACCCTGACGCAGGCCGGGACAAGGAGAAGGACAAGGAGCGGGACAAGGATCAGGGCCGTACCAACGATGTAGACTATAAGgacgagagagaagaggagaccaACGAGGTGGACGTGGTGCTGAAGATCGACGAGAGCGAGACGCGCACTATGAACATCATCATGGTGACAGTACCCCTGGTCCTGGTGCTGTGCATCCTGGGACTGATCTACGCCATCATCAACACACTGAAGAGGAAAGGAACTCCCAAACTTCTGGTCCACTGCAAACGCTCCATGCAGGACTGGGTGTGA